GGCCACGGCTGGAGCGACGTGGCTGGCAACTGCTGGCAAGGGCCGGTGACCGGATTGCAGGATCGCGCAAGAATCGCCGAGCAGGCCAAGCTGGTTATTCACGCGGACGTTACTGGTGAGTTGTCGCATGCGGCACTATTGGCCGCGGGAAGTGGCGCGGTGTTGCTGGCCCGGGCCCATCCGAGCGATCGGGGACCTGGTGGCTGGCACACGCTGTTCGAGCCCGACAGGAGCATGGTGACGTTCCGAACGGAACAGGAGTTGACACGACTTGTGGGTCAACTGATCGGGGACTCGGCCCGTCGCCGGAGTCTGGCCAGACTGGCGGGCGAGGCCGTGAAGTCACACCACACGCCAGGGGCGCGCCTGGCAACGCTCCGAAGCAGCGCAAGTTCTTGTTCTTCATCATCCCGTGTGCAATCCTAATATTCGTCGGATAAATGACTTACAACAATTCCTGAGTCCGGTCAAGTTTTTCGTCGCGAGCGACCGATAACAGCGCCATGATTGGCTTTGTGTCTGCGGTCCCGGGCGCGATGGACGTCCGAAAGTGGTCCATATCATCTGTTGGAAGGTTGCGTGAACATGAGAACCATCGCCATCGCCAATCAAAAGGGCGGCTGTGGTAAAACGACCGTGAGCATCAATTTAGCCGCGTGCCTGGCCCGCGAAGGCCGACGCGTCTTGCTGGTCGACATGGACCCACAGGGACACTGTGCCCTTGGTTTGGCGGTACCAGAAGACCAGATCGAGGTCAGCATAGCGGATGTTCTCGCCGCCCGGGGCGGATCCAACGGACATGCGGTGAAGCCCAACGGCAGCGGCAACGGAGAGCGTCTCGACCTGGTTCGGAGTATTTGGCAGATCACCGCCAATTTCGATCTCTCACCTTCGACGACCAGTCTCGCCCGGTTTGAGATCGACATGGTGAGCAAGCCGGATGCCGAGGACCGGCTGGCGGAGGTGCTCTCGACGGTCAGCGACAAGTATGATTTTGCCCTCGTTGACTGCCCCCCGCACATTGGCATCCTCACGCTGAATGCCCTGGCCGCCGCGAGTGAGGTCATCATTCCGGTAGACACGGGCTACTTCTCACTTCAGGGGCTCTCCAAGCAGCTTGACACGGTTGAGGCATTGCGAGCCCGCCGGGATCAGCCCCTGGAGATCCGCATCCTCGCCAACCTGTATGACGTGCGGACCAAGCTTGGGCGGGAGATCCTCAACGAGCTCAAACGCAAGTTTGGGCCGATGATGTGCTCGACCTTCATCAACTTCAACACCAAGCTTCGCGAGGGGGCCAGTTTCGGGCAGCCGATCACCGAGTATGATCCCGGCAGCATGGGGTTCCGCGATTTTGTCCGGCTAGCCCGTGAACTGATCGCCACCGGTGGTCCGGACATGGTGCCAACGACGCTTATCCGTCAGGCGGACCGGCTTGCCGAACGGGCGGAGAAGCTCTTGGCAACCTCGCGGCCGCTGTTCGGGCCGGATGGGGTTGAGAACCGCGAACCAGGTCAGACCCCGGTTGCCAGCCACGACGAGATCGAGGAGAGGATTGCGGCCATCTATGGCGTCAAGCCTACGGCTGAAGGCGTCCTGTTCGTTGCCCACGCCCCCGGCGCCCGCACCGTGCAGTTGGCGGGTGATTTCAACAACTGGATGCCTGAAGCGACGGCGATGCAGCCCAACGGCTGCGAGTCCAGCTTCCGGGCGCTGCTGCCGCTTGGGCCCGGCCGCTACCGCTACCGCTACGTGGTCGATGGCCGCTGGCAGAATGACCCGCACAACAGCTATGTTGAGACGAACCCCTATGGGGAACTGAACTCGGTGGTGGAAGTAGGATAAGAGAGCTGCCAGGGGGAGGGTTTATCCCCGGCCAGTCTACGTACCGAAGCACAACCTGCCCACGCACAGCCGACACTCGGTTACTCACGACCCGCGTATTGCTCCTACCGATGGCTCACCCGACCTGGGCTCGAAGCGTGTTCATGGCGCGTCGCTTCTCCAGCCGCCAAACAGTTCCTGGATCGCACCAGCCACATCGGGCGATCGCATGAGCGTCTCGCCGATGAGCAACCCTCGGGCGCCGGCCTTGATCAGGCGTTCGACATCGGCTCGGCTTTTGATGCCGCTCTCGGAGATGATGATCGTGCCCTTGGCCGCCAGTTCCGCCAACTGTTCGCTGGTCGCCAAGTCGGTCCTTTGGGTTTTGAGGTCGCGGTTATTGATGCCCAAGAGGCTTCGCCTCTCGTTCGAGAAGGGAATGACGCGTTGAAGCTGTTCGAGGGTCTGTCGTTCATGGATCTCGATCAGGCTGGTCATCCCCAGTCTGAATGCCAGGTCGAGCATTTCTGCCAACAGGTCCGGGGTGAGGACCTCGCCAATCAGCAGAACGGCGTCAGCGCCTGACGCCCGGGACTCGTAGATTTGGTATAGGTCGATCATGAAGTCCTTGCGGAGGACCGGCAGCGGCACGGCCTTTTTGACCTGCGGCAAGAACTCAAGGCGGCCATCGAAGTACGGCTGATCGGTCAGTACGCTGAGGGCGGAGGCCCCGGCACGCTGGTATACCTGAGCGATGGCCACGGGGTCGAAATCCGGCCTGATCAGTCCTGCGGAGGGTGATTTCCGCTTGATCTCGGCGATGAGGTGGACGCCGCGGGGCGGATCGGCGGCCAACGCCGCGTAGAAGTCGCGTGTAGGAGCGGCCTCGGCAGCCAGTCGCCTCATCTGCTCCAGTGAACATCTGGCTCTCCGCTGAATCAGCTCCCCGCGTTTGGTTTCGACGATCTGATCCAATATATTGCCCACGAGCGTTCTCCTCGGAAGCGGTATTGTAGTGGATTCAGAGGTCCGGTTCGACGGTCGTGCGTTTCATGGCTGAGTCAATTCCACTGCTTGACGGGCTCGATCTGGTGCTGATGGGGATGGGGGTTGTCGTCCTGTCGATCGCGGCAGCTCGCTGGCTGAGGCAGGGGCGGCCAGACCTGCTGCTCGGGGCCCCGGTCCGAACACATGTTCTGGGTCCGCTTACGGTATGGCTTTGCCTCGCTGTTTACCTCCTGGGCATGGCTCTGGGGGTACCGTTCGCCTGGCTGCTCCCCGCCTCGATGCCCGATCTCGAGCGTTTGGCCTGCGCGGGGGTCATCGCCTCGGTTGCCGGCCAGATCATTCTCATCGCCACCTGCCTGGCGGTGGCGCGTGGTACATTTGCAGGCGGGCTCCGCGGATTCGGATTGGCTGGCACCCGCCTGGACCGCGACCTCCGATGGAGCGTTGCCGGTTGGCTGGTGGCCCTCTGTCTGACTGGCGTTGCGGTCTGGTACAGCAGCTGGGTGATTATCACGTTCTGGCCGGCGTTCACGCCTCCCAGTCACCCGGTTTTCGAGTTTCTGGAGTCGAGGGGCTCGCCGCCTGCTATTCGGTTCCTGGCTTTCTTTGGAGCTGCGACGCTGGCGCCGATTGGCGAAGAGGTGCTCTTCCGGGGGATTCTGCAGACCGGTTTAGCGGCGTTGATTGGATGGGGCAGGCCCTCGTCTCGGGCTCGCTGGGGAGCCATCTTGGTCACGGCGGTGCTCTTCGGCATGATGCACACTGGCACGCCTCACTTTGTTCCCGCGTTGATGCTGCTGGGTGTGCTTCTGGGCTACACTTACGAGCGGACCGGTTCCCTGTGGGTTCCCATCGGCCTGCACATGCTGTTCAACATCAAGTCGCTGCTGTGGTACTGTCTGCAAGTCTATCTGATGGGGTAACGGCCGGTCTGGTGGTCCTGGAGAAAGCTGCCGGTCACACCAGAGACGAGGGCGGTTGGGAGCTGATCGGCTCCTGCCGTTGACTCTCTCAGTCATGGCATGAGGGAGAAGCTGGCGTTAGAACGTCGGACCTCGACTTGCCGCGACTGCTGGAGGTCGCTGATTTCCGGCGGCCAGGCGTGGACGGGCGGGCCCGGGGCTCGGCTTGGGTTGGATATCGGACGCAGCGTGGGATTCACGGCCTGGGCGTGCGGCTTCGAAGCTAAACCGGGCTATGGGAACAGGCGATACGAGCCACAGCGGAGTGTCCACCCCATCTCTGCGCAAGGAGGTGTTGCGGACATGCAACACGGGTATTATCTGATTGTTGGGTTCTGGCTGATGCTGGTATTGGCCGGGCTGGCGGGCTGTCCGGGCATTGGCGCGGATGAGACGCTGCTTTTGGGCAGCTTCGTTCCCTTGGAAGTCATCTCGACGGAGCCTGCGGCGGGCGTATCCGGCGTCTCGCGGGACGTGGCGGTGAGGATCACCTTCAACAAGGAAGTGGATTCCTCCAGCCTGGTCAACCCAGAAAGCAATACGACCACGGGCGCTGTCCTGGTGAAGAGCGCGGCCGGGGCCAACATTGCCGGGACGGTGACGTACAACGCGTCTGCGAACGCGGCGATGTTCGTTCCCACGGCTCACTTGTCGCCCAACCTCACCTACACGGTCACGGTGAGGGACGTGCGCGATCTCAACGGTCAGGCACTGCTGAACCCGTACATATGGACCTTCACGACCGGACCGGAGCCTGACACGATTCCGGTGGTTGTTGACACGAGCCCGGCCAGCGAGGCCATTGGGGTTGCACGGGATACGGCCATCCAAGCGGTGTTCAGCGAGCCGATCGGTGGTGTCTCGACCTCGACCTTCGTGGTGCGGGACATGAGCACGAACGCGGCTCTGGGGGCGCGATCGTTGGTGTTTGACCAGGGTCAGCTCACGGCCACGTTTCGCCCGCTCAGCCTGCTCACCCCGAACACCACCTACACAGTCACGCTGCAGGACATCGCGGGCTTGGCAGGCTATCCCCTGATGGGCCAGTACATCTGGTCTTTC
The Phycisphaerae bacterium DNA segment above includes these coding regions:
- a CDS encoding AAA family ATPase, with product MRTIAIANQKGGCGKTTVSINLAACLAREGRRVLLVDMDPQGHCALGLAVPEDQIEVSIADVLAARGGSNGHAVKPNGSGNGERLDLVRSIWQITANFDLSPSTTSLARFEIDMVSKPDAEDRLAEVLSTVSDKYDFALVDCPPHIGILTLNALAAASEVIIPVDTGYFSLQGLSKQLDTVEALRARRDQPLEIRILANLYDVRTKLGREILNELKRKFGPMMCSTFINFNTKLREGASFGQPITEYDPGSMGFRDFVRLARELIATGGPDMVPTTLIRQADRLAERAEKLLATSRPLFGPDGVENREPGQTPVASHDEIEERIAAIYGVKPTAEGVLFVAHAPGARTVQLAGDFNNWMPEATAMQPNGCESSFRALLPLGPGRYRYRYVVDGRWQNDPHNSYVETNPYGELNSVVEVG
- the trpC gene encoding indole-3-glycerol phosphate synthase TrpC encodes the protein MGNILDQIVETKRGELIQRRARCSLEQMRRLAAEAAPTRDFYAALAADPPRGVHLIAEIKRKSPSAGLIRPDFDPVAIAQVYQRAGASALSVLTDQPYFDGRLEFLPQVKKAVPLPVLRKDFMIDLYQIYESRASGADAVLLIGEVLTPDLLAEMLDLAFRLGMTSLIEIHERQTLEQLQRVIPFSNERRSLLGINNRDLKTQRTDLATSEQLAELAAKGTIIISESGIKSRADVERLIKAGARGLLIGETLMRSPDVAGAIQELFGGWRSDAP
- a CDS encoding CPBP family intramembrane metalloprotease; translated protein: MAESIPLLDGLDLVLMGMGVVVLSIAAARWLRQGRPDLLLGAPVRTHVLGPLTVWLCLAVYLLGMALGVPFAWLLPASMPDLERLACAGVIASVAGQIILIATCLAVARGTFAGGLRGFGLAGTRLDRDLRWSVAGWLVALCLTGVAVWYSSWVIITFWPAFTPPSHPVFEFLESRGSPPAIRFLAFFGAATLAPIGEEVLFRGILQTGLAALIGWGRPSSRARWGAILVTAVLFGMMHTGTPHFVPALMLLGVLLGYTYERTGSLWVPIGLHMLFNIKSLLWYCLQVYLMG